In one Gossypium hirsutum isolate 1008001.06 chromosome D09, Gossypium_hirsutum_v2.1, whole genome shotgun sequence genomic region, the following are encoded:
- the LOC107890539 gene encoding flavonol 7-O-rhamnosyltransferase yields MTNFSNGVHVLMIPFPASGHIFPLMDLAHQILLRGLTVTIMVTPKNLHYLNSLLSLHSSSNLQTLVLPFPSHSSIPHGVENMQDVDISFVPDFAAALTSRLGVPNVCFVVTNAHAVSSWWVNDLDSMPDCYRKLHLGCIQSWGLVFNSFNEIDNQKLKLIKEELTEHDRLWAVGPLLPIKGRLSSIGEEQYQVMSWLDSCKKVDKSVVYVAFGTQITLTKQQMEAVASALEESMVRFIWVVKEPMKGLGIVDDDDRNVVPPGFEDRVAERGVVIKGWAPQLAILGHPAVGSYLTHCGWNSALEGIFAGVLLLAWPMQADHFHNTALLVDELGVAVRVCEGLESVPNASKLARTLSGSLTMNMPERIRTKKLRKTALDSITEGGSSYKALDGFVEQLSSLSNREEK; encoded by the exons atGACAAACTTCAGCAATGGAGTCCACGTTCTAATGATCCCATTCCCAGCATCGGGACATATTTTTCCCCTTATGGATTTAGCCCACCAAATCCTCCTTCGTGGCTTAACAGTGACGATCATGGTCACACCCAAAAACCTTCATTATCTCAACTCGCTCCTCTCTTTACATTCTTCTTCCAATCTTCAAACCTTGGTCCTTCCTTTCCCTTCCCACTCTTCAATCCCTCATGGTGTCGAAAACATGCAAGACGTTGACATATCTTTTGTCCCAGATTTTGCTGCTGCCTTGA CTTCCCGTCTTGGGGTCCCGAATGTATGTTTCGTCGTCACCAATGCTCATGCAGTGTCTTCTTGGTGGGTGAATGATCTTGATTCCATGCCTGATTGTTATAGGAAACTGCATCTCGGTTGTATTCAGAGCTGGGGTTTGGTCTTCAACTCGTTTAATGAGATAGACAATCAAAAGCTGAAGCTCATAAAAGAAGAATTAACCGAACACGACCGTTTATGGGCTGTTGGTCCTTTGCTCCCCATTAAAGGTAGACTAAGTTCCATTGGGGAAGAACAATATCAAGTTATGTCGTGGCTTGATTCTTGTAAGAAAGTTGACAAATCAGTGGTATATGTCGCATTTGGAACACAGATAACATTGACGAAGCAACAAATGGAGGCAGTCGCTTCAGCGTTAGAAGAAAGTATGGTTCGTTTCATTTGGGTTGTAAAGGAACCAATGAAAGGACTGGGaattgttgatgatgatgatcGAAACGTGGTTCCACCAGGGTTCGAAGATCGTGTTGCAGAGAGGGGTGTTGTGATCAAAGGCTGGGCACCCCAATTGGCTATCCTTGGCCACCCTGCGGTTGGTTCGTATTTGACTCATTGTGGGTGGAATTCTGCACTCGAAGGCATCTTTGCCGGGGTTCTATTGCTTGCATGGCCCATGCAAGCTGATCATTTCCATAATACCGCGCTGTTGGTTGATGAATTAGGAGTTGCGGTTCGAGTTTGTGAGGGTTTAGAGTCTGTCCCTAATGCATCCAAACTGGCTCGAACCTTGTCTGGTTCCTTGACCATGAACATGCCTGAGAGGATTCGGACCAAGAAGTTAAGGAAGACTGCACTGGACTCCATTACAGAAGGTGGAAGTTCTTATAAGGCTTTAGATGGCTTTGTGGAACAACTATCTTCTCTCAGTAATAGGGAGGAAAAGTAA
- the LOC107890537 gene encoding tetrapyrrole-binding protein, chloroplastic, producing the protein MTTHSLASLHHQYSFLKRLSNSESFHLPPSSLFLHPSPSSSSSSTTTTTSSTTTTFSLSPTTSSSTPTTTNPISFDTLKHHLSTQNFFQADEETRRLLIVLAGEAAQKRRYVFFSEVQFISEADLKAIDELWKQYSNNKFGYSVQKRLWQKANKDFTKFFIKVGWMKKLDTEIEQYNYRAFPNEFTWELNDETPEGHLPLTNALRGTQLLNSILSHPAFEGEEDEKEAEVKGSLRDNGPKPLTSLFPKPDYSF; encoded by the coding sequence ATGACCACCCACTCTCTAGCATCCCTTCACCACCAATATTCTTTCCTCAAACGCCTCTCCAACTCAGAATCCTTCCACCTTCCACCTTCCTCCCTTTTCCTCCACCCCTCCCCCTCCTCCTCCTCATCCTCCACCACCACCACAACCTCTTCCACGACCACCACTTTCTCTCTTTCTCCTACAACTTCCTCCTCCACCCCCACCACTACCAACCCTATCTCTTTTGACACCCTCAAACACCACCTTTCCACTCAGAACTTCTTCCAAGCCGACGAAGAGACACGCCGCTTGCTCATAGTTCTAGCCGGTGAAGCAGCTCAGAAGCGCCGATATGTCTTCTTCTCCGAGGTCCAGTTCATCTCCGAAGCTGACCTCAAAGCTATTGACGAGCTCTGGAAACAGTACAGCAACAACAAGTTCGGTTACAGTGTGCAGAAAAGGTTGTGGCAAAAAGCCAACAAGGACTTCACCAAATTCTTCATCAAAGTGGGGTGGATGAAGAAGCTCGACACTGAAATTGAACAATACAATTACAGAGCTTTCCCTAATGAGTTTACATGGGAACTCAACGATGAAACACCCGAGGGTCATCTGCCATTAACCAATGCTTTGAGAGGAACGCAGTTGCTTAACAGTATTCTTAGCCACCCAGCTTTTGAGGGTGAAGAAGACGAAAAAGAAGCTGAAGTTAAAGGGAGTTTAAGAGATAATGGTCCGAAGCCTCTTACCAGCTTATTTCCAAAACCAGATTATAGCTTTTGA